TCACCCACCCCACAGGACAGTCCATAATCCGCCGCTTCGGTGGATTGATAGTGATGTCTATTGTATGGGAACTCCTTACGCCGCCGCCGCTTTCTTCGGTGACCTTGATTGTTACACTGTAAGTCTTTTTGGTGTAATAATTCACACCAGCCTTGGTTTTCAACTGCCCTGTGCTGGCGTCAATAGTAAATAATGCCGCATCTGTTCCTTCCAGACTATAAGTCAATGTGACATCCTGGCGCCAGTGTGTTGCTGATATAGGATCTCCAATATTAGTGCCTGCGGCAGCCCCTTTGGGAACGTTAAGTGTCGTTGCGGTACTTCGAAAGTTAAGCACATCCGTAATTCGGCCTGTAAATGCCGCACTTATTATGTTAAATCCTAGGTTAGATCCTGGCTTTGGCACTGTGATCAAAGCGCCAACGATACAAGTATCATAAAGAGAATCCCTCTTAACCCTTACATAAACAGTAACTTCTCCATTGTCATTGGTCTTTGGAAATGGAAGTAGGCTATCGTCAACAAATGATCCATCCGGTGTGAGACTTACCTCAGCATTTTGATAGGTTGCGTGAGGACCGATTGATACGCCTTTACCAGCTACCGCTGCACCTTGATCATCTGTTACTTTAAACGTCACTGGATGTGGAAACTGTTGACCTCGAGTGGTTTCCTGATTATTTCCTGAGATGATTTTTATAGTTCGTGCCCTGTCTTCTTGTGCGCTTACTTCGGTCAAAGGCATTGTTGCGAACCCGAAATAGGCTAATGCGAATAGAGCATACATGAATATCGACTTGCACACAATTCTTGCTCCTTTAGCGACGGACGTTGGTTGGATGGTTCTCTTGTTAGATTGCATTCGTAAGATATATCATCCCGAAGAAAGTGGGAAAAAAGACTGAAAAATTTGTTCAAACACCTATAGCGCGCTGACACTTAAGTAGGAACTCAGATTATATAGTTATGATAGGTTAAATTTTATTATTATTAAATATAAAAATAGTAAAGTCTATATATAACTATAGATTATATGATATTTTTAGGGAACAAGCGAATTGTGTCAGCGTCATTCAATTGTGGGTTTTCTAAGAGAATTCTTATTGACCTCTGAACGCAAATTGTGCTACACTTTAGCAATATCCACAACACAGAATCGTAGAATTATACATGGCAACAGTCCGACTCCAAAACATTACAAAACGGTTTGGCGATCTCATCGCACTCGACGACATCAACCTCGATATCCGAGACGAGGAATTCTTTGTGCTGCTCGGTCAAACGGGGGCGGGCAAAACGACGACCCTTCGGTGTATCGCCGGTTTGGATAAACCCGAGGAAGGCACAATCTATCTCGACGATGTGAGTGTCAACGACAAAACCCCCGCGGAACGCGATGTCGCTTTCGTCTTCCAATCGCATATCCTTTATCCACACCTCAGCGTCTATGAGAACATGGCGTTCCCGCTGCATCCGAGAAAACTCTCCGAGGAGGAGATTGACCGACGTGTCAAAGATATTGCACAGATGCTTCATATCGAGCATCTACTCATGCGGACACCGAACCAGTTGAGCGGGGGTGAGACGCAACGCGTTGGACTCGGACGCGCGATGGTCCGGCGTCCTCAAGTCTTCCTGATGGACGAACCAATCTCCAACCTCGATGCGAAACTGCGGACCGAGATGCGAGCGGAAATCCGCTGGCGGCAACGTGAACTCGGTACAACGACCTTCTATGTGACGCATGACCAGATCGAAGCGATGTCAATGGCAGACAGGATCGCTGTCCTGGAAGCCGGCAGAATCCAGCAATTGGGAACACCTGCGGAAATCTATAATCATCCCATCAATCTATTTGTCGCTGGTTTCATCGGGAATCCGAGTATGAATTGTATTCCGTGCGACATCTCCAGCACTGACGGTGAACTTCGTTTGACGTTGGCGAGTCATCTCGGCAGAGACAGTTCAGTCATAATTCAGAACTCTGAGACTGCTAAAGTTGTAAATGACAGTAATCCGGACCGAGATCTTATCTTTGGTACGCACGCTGAAGATGTTATTGTTAGTCATCAGTCAATCGCTAATGCGTTTCGGGCTGAAGTCTATAGTAGTGAACCCCTCGGTGCGGAAACAATCGTCGAACTGACGCTCGGAACGGATACATCCGGG
This genomic stretch from Candidatus Poribacteria bacterium harbors:
- a CDS encoding cadherin repeat domain-containing protein; amino-acid sequence: MCKSIFMYALFALAYFGFATMPLTEVSAQEDRARTIKIISGNNQETTRGQQFPHPVTFKVTDDQGAAVAGKGVSIGPHATYQNAEVSLTPDGSFVDDSLLPFPKTNDNGEVTVYVRVKRDSLYDTCIVGALITVPKPGSNLGFNIISAAFTGRITDVLNFRSTATTLNVPKGAAAGTNIGDPISATHWRQDVTLTYSLEGTDAALFTIDASTGQLKTKAGVNYYTKKTYSVTIKVTEESGGGVRSSHTIDITINPPKRRIMDCPVGWVRSDGFAGRNRRVLLYEVKLAMDLRDRVSIYKPIWVAIYVHPDETLENLDGWKLQIAVPYNHHRDYLLTAENSVVLDAGFVEGGFAFIENPIENPFPMVGVGFTGSPAPGFDYRLYDDTGRKVDFGISCYKRFDVFQVLKDLEDPRVLRNVSLKDIDWNASWFIRSEWTVPVPVNVPGAPSLQGVNLVGTWADVKKQ
- a CDS encoding ABC transporter ATP-binding protein, whose translation is MATVRLQNITKRFGDLIALDDINLDIRDEEFFVLLGQTGAGKTTTLRCIAGLDKPEEGTIYLDDVSVNDKTPAERDVAFVFQSHILYPHLSVYENMAFPLHPRKLSEEEIDRRVKDIAQMLHIEHLLMRTPNQLSGGETQRVGLGRAMVRRPQVFLMDEPISNLDAKLRTEMRAEIRWRQRELGTTTFYVTHDQIEAMSMADRIAVLEAGRIQQLGTPAEIYNHPINLFVAGFIGNPSMNCIPCDISSTDGELRLTLASHLGRDSSVIIQNSETAKVVNDSNPDRDLIFGTHAEDVIVSHQSIANAFRAEVYSSEPLGAETIVELTLGTDTSGAHTILKACTAPNFEAEIGQHLYVTFVPERMHFFDKNSGEAIL